In Pararge aegeria chromosome 27, ilParAegt1.1, whole genome shotgun sequence, one genomic interval encodes:
- the LOC120635631 gene encoding uncharacterized protein LOC120635631, with the protein MTEYDVDFLISLIEERPVLWDTSNEDYKNKFIKQDAWKDVCKSLFPNFEEKENNEKTKLGNSVIQRWRGIKDTFNKYEKKLKDASRSGSGSKNIKEYHLYKQLQFLKKNLQNETTTSIKDLENEPDNQEGSSKTRYQKQPPKRKMVNNNFEDDIVKILKETENRHISFFKGILPSLERLDDNKTLIFQSRVLQILTELHQPHGYYYPNSNYQGGYQTQHFATSQQTPLVRPQSSASYIPDQIDSPSNDFSTSSILSTLSTEEDFDFT; encoded by the exons cactgaTTGAGGAGCGCCCTGTTCTTTGGGACACTAGTAATgaagattataaaaacaaattcatcAAACAAGATGCTTGGAAGGACGTatgtaaaagtttatttccaaatttcgaggaaaaagaaaacaatgaaaaaactAAACTTG GTAATTCAGTAATACAAAGATGGAGGGGGATTAAGGATAcctttaataaatatgaaaagaaaCTCAAAGATGCAAGTAGGTCAGGGTCTggatcaaaaaatataaaagaataccaTCTGTACAAACAATTACAATTTCTTaagaaaaatttacaaaatgagACCACTACCAGTATAAAAGATTTAGAAAATGAGCCAGATAATCAAGAAGGTTCATCTAAAACACGTTACCAAAAGCAACCACCAAAAAGAAAGatggttaataataattttgaagatGATATTGTAAAGATTTTAAAGGAAACGGAGAATAGAcacatatctttttttaaaggtATTCTACCATCTCTTGAAAGGTTAGATGACAATAAAACACTAATCTTTCAGAGCAGAGTTCTTCAAATTTTAACAGAATTGCATCAACCTCACGGCTACTACTATCCGAATAGCAACTACCAGGGTGGCTATCAAACTCAACATTTCGCTACATCTCAACAAACGCCACTTGTACGTCCACAGTCATCTGCGAGTTACATACCAGATCAAATTGATTCACCTAGTAATGATTTTTCTACCTCAAGCATATTAAGCACACTTTCAACTGAAGAAGACTTTGATTTTACGTAA
- the LOC120635803 gene encoding uncharacterized protein LOC120635803, translating to MQKNKYSKPKTIEPSIKPHICKRSYPLEALKHISMDSFVKERNKVSKKEGQFSKSPVLTIRPIDKQYTRRLSLSEMTHLDIKPRHSITPFPRTKSPKQRRIHMSKR from the exons atgcagAAGAACAAATATAGTAAACCTAAAACTAT CGAGCCTTCAATTAAGCCGCATATATGTAAAAGGAGTTACCCACTGGAAGCACTTAAGCACATTAGTATGGACAGCTTCGTTAAGGAAAGGAATAAAGTTTCTAAGAAAG aagGACAATTTTCAAAATCCCCGGTCCTGACCATTCGTCCCATAGACAAGCAGTACACGCGTCGGCTGTCACTGTCAGAAATGACACACTTGGACATAAAGCCGCGCCACAGCATCACACCGTTCCCCAGAACAAAATCACCGAAGCAACGCAGGATTCACATGAGTAAACGATAA